CCACTAACTACTTCGATTTGCTTCTAGTAAGCGGGAGAAGTAGAAGCTAGTTTTAGTCATGGATTGACGTTGCACTGAAAATCCGTTACTTTCCAAAATCTTTACTACATCCGCCTCTCGGTGTAAATAGGCACGAGTTGCTTTACTAGGACCGGGAAAGAAACTGCCGATCTTCTTTAAGATACTGAGGGCAAAAGTTTTCGGTGCAAAACTGAGAATAAGTCGCGACTGCGATAAAGAACAAAGGTGAGAAATCATCTCTGCTGCTTTATCTTGAGGATAGTGGATGAGAACATCCAAGCAGATAACAGTATGGTAGCTACCGCTTAAGGTTTCTAAATCCTGCACGGCAAAAGTGGGGTTTTCACCCTGTCCCAAGGTATTTAAAGCCCGTTCCTTGGCTTCTTCTACCATTTTGTCAGAAATATCACTGGCGTAGACCTTTGCTCCTGCTTGTGCAAGAGGAATGCTGAGACTACCTACACCACATCCAGCATCGCAGATGGACATTCCTGCTAAGTTATTATCTGCTGTCAACCAGGATATGACTGTATCAACAGTTTGTTGATGACCGTTACGGATATCTAGCTGAACTTTGTTGACTTCGCCATCACCATAAATACGTCTCCAACGGTCAAAGCCTGTGGAGTTGAAATAGTCCTTAACAATGGTTTTATCGTCAGTTACGTTCATGAAATTCAATTTTCAAGGTTTCCCAATGGATCATGATCTCACGCCAAGGTTGGCAGCGCATACGGTAACATCCTTTGCCAGGACAGTTCTTTTGTGGATTCTTTTAAGTGCCAGCGCAACAGTTGAGTAGCAGGAACGTTAGAGATTATAGTAGGTAAACCGATCGCGCTTCTTGGTGCCACCGTAGCAAGTGCGATCGCTTTATCCGCGTCACATATTTCCCACTTCACCAAGTTTTGCACACCTGCAAGTACAGGAAGAGTTGTTCCTGATAAAGTTCCATCAAAAAGACGTGCTGTTCCTTGTTTCACTTCTATTTGGCGATTATCCCAAGGATACACCCCATCTGGTAGTCCCAAAGGGGCTAGGGCATCGCTAACAAGGAAAAGCCCATCCCACAAGTGTTCGTGTATCTCCTGCCTGGTGCGAGAAACGCTAGCACGGAGTAAAATTTGTAACATAATTGGGGAGACGTGCTGACCATCGGCAATAAAACCACACATGACATTAGGGTTCACAATTGCTGCACCTAATAATCCAGGTTCGCGATGGTGTAATGGAGGCATGACATTAAAAGCATGAGTCACCATTGTTGCGCCTAACTCAAAAGCATTTTGTGCTTGGGCTGCTGTAGCTTGAGAATGCCCTAGACTAACGGTAATACCCAAAGAACGTAAAAATGGAATCACTTCACCCTTAAGATCTAACTCTGGTGCTAGGGTGATAACCTTGACAATGCGAGCGCGATCGCCCAAAACTCTTTTGACTTCTTCTAGAGTCAGTGGTAAAAGATACTCGGCTGGGTGTGCGCCACGCTTGCCATAGTTCAAAAATGGTCCTTCTAAATGCACGCCAAGAATTTTTGCACCCACTTCTTGGTTCGCCATATACTGAGCAAAGACCGCAAGCGATCGCTGAACATTTTCGACTGAAGTTGTAACAAGAGTCGGAAGAAAAGCATCTATTCCCAAACTCCACAAAAATTTACAAATATCTGCCAGTCGGTAAGCATTTTCTATTGAGAGGTCAGTAAACGCCAATCCCAACGCACCGTTAATTTGTAAATCAACACCTCCCAAGGAAATCCAGTCGCCCCCAACATCCCAAACTTGCAAATTTTCTGGCGGAACTCGTTCGAGAACTTGAGACATTGGTAAAACGTGCTCAACTATACCCTGGTGATTTACCAAGAGCATCTGTAACTCTTTGTATCCAGGTACCCTAGCGTTAATAATGTCTATCGGAGTAGCAATAGGGCGATGCGTCATAAGATTTTGGATTTTAGATTTTGGATTTTAGATTTTGGATTTTAGATTTTGGATTAACCGATTTTGGATTAACCGATTTTGGATTTTAGATTTTGGATTTTTTGATTGGGCATTAGTATTTCTTCCTTGTCTCCCTTGTCCCTAACCCCTTATTGCTAATCTTTCTACATAACGATAATTCATCTTACAAATACAGGCGCATCATGTACGTCAATAGATGAGATGATCGTGTATACAGCTTACCCAATTCCCAAATCAAAAATCCAAAATCGGTTAATCCAAAATCCAAAATCCAAAATCCAAAATCCTATGACTCCCCTTGTCGGCATTATCATGGGTAGCGATTCAGATCTACCAACCATGCAAGGAGCGATCGCAATTTGTGAAGAATTTGGCGTTGTCTGTGAAGTCGCGATTGTGAGCGCCCACCGTACTCCAGAACGCATGGTGGAGTATGCCAAATCGGCACACCAGCGCGGTCTGAAAGTCATCATTGCTGGTGCTGGTGGTGCTGCTCATCTTCCCGGAATGGTTGCGTCTTTAACTCCGCTTCCCGTCATCGGTGTTCCCGTTCCCAGCCGTCACTTACAAGGGGTTGATTCGCTGTACTCTATAGTACAAATGCCCGCAGGTATACCAGTCGCAACAGTTGCTATAGGTAATGCTCAAAATGCTGGTCTTTTGGCAATACAGATTCTTGCTACCCATCAGCCGGAACTACAAGAACAAGTGCAGCAATACCGCCAAAATTTACTAGAAACAGTTACAGCAAAGCAAACAAAGCTAGAAAATCTTGGCTATCAAGAATATCTCAGCCAAATGCGATCGCCTGAATAATCAATGTTCTTTGAGAGATGTTAAAACAAGACTGTCAAAGAAAAATTAGAAAGTTTTCAAGAAAAACTGTATTGAAATTTACAGAATGGAAATAGAATTTTTATAGTGACCAGTAACCAGTGAACAATAACCTATTACCAATAGGATACAAGTTCCTAAATTTCTTTATGGAAGAAAGAAATAGATTCATTATTTAAATCCCCTACTTTTAACTATGATGATTAACTGGTCACTGGTAACTGGTCACTGGTCACTGATGACTGGTCACTGATGACTGGTCAAGTGTTAACAGTTCATAATTTTACGAAATGAATTTTAACTATATTGCTACACTGCAAAAGAAATAGCAATAACAAGTAAATACAAGTAAAAAGCCTTATTCGTAAAAAAATACCACTAATATAGTATTTTTTAACTTACAAACGCTTATTAAGCTTTTTGAGATGGTGCTACAAAGGTGGTCTGTAAGTATATAAAGTATCCGGTTTTAACTAGATATCCAGAACCCCGACTTCTTGAAGAAGTCGGGGTCCGGATCCATTTTTAGTAATTTCAATTATATTTTTAGTAAAAAGTCAATAAAGTGGTCTTGACTGTTTTGCAAAATACATAATAATTTTTTAAGAATATTAGTAACATCTGTAGAGGTAGCAAAATTAGTTGATTGACGGCGAACTCATTTATTGACATACTGATTTTCACTTAACCGCTTGAGGGAATGAAAATCAGTTAGTGGAAACAGCTGACTTGCCCAAATGTCGAATATCAAAAACGACTTCCACAACGCTTCAGACGTTACCCAACCTTTACTCAACGTATTTTTCCGGTATTTCAAGGATTGGTTGAGAGCATAATGATAAAGAGCACAAACAAAAACAGATTGAGAACAAGAAACAGGCGGCGGTTGTTACATCAGGGTAGCAGCTCACAAAATTACTTATTTATCAAGCAATTGAGCGGAGCCATCAAACGGTTATCGCCAAGTTGGCAAGCTTGTATTCCAATAGCTTGCATGATTGTCCTGGCATGGGGCTGTGCAGCAGTTGCCCAAACCCCTGCACCAGCAGGACCAACCACAGCCGAATTGAAAGTTGCAATCGATACACTATGGGTAGCGATCGCAGCCTTCCTGGTATTTTTCATGAACGCCGGTTTCTGTATGTTAGAAACTGGTTTCTGCCGTCAGAAAAACGCGGTTAACGTACTTGCCAAAAACCTGATTGTATTTGCCCTTGCCACTGTTGCCTTTTGGGCGATTGGTTTTGGCTTGATGTTTGGTGACGGCAATGACTTCATCGGATTAAATGGCTTCTTCCTACAAGGTGCAGACAACAGCCCTGCAACGGCAAGTGCTTATAAGGGAATATTTAGCGCTCTTAACTGGGCTGGTGTACCCCTTGCTGCCAAGTTTTTGTTCCAACTCGTGTTTGCAGGAACAGCAGCAACGATTGTTTCGGGCGCTGTTGCCGAACGGATTAAGTTTGTTGACTTCCTGATTTTCAGCCTTTTGCTCGTAGGGATTGCCTACGCAATTACCGGTCACTGGATTTGGGGCGGTGGCTGGCTTTACAAGAAAGGTTTCTTTGATTTTGCAGGTTCCACAGTAGTTCACTCCGTTGGTGGATGGGCAGCATTGATGGGGGCTGCATTGCTTGGACCGCGTATTGGTAAATATCAGGATGGGCAAATTGTTGCCTTACCCGGTCACAACATGAGCATCGCCACCTTAGGTTGTTTAATTCTGTGGTTGGGCTGGTTTGGTTTTAACCCAGGTTCCACAATGGCTGCAGATCCCAATGCTATCACTCACATTGCTTTAACAACCAACATGGCAGGTGCTGTTGGTGGAATTGCCGCCACAATCACAGCTTGGCTGTACTTGGGTAAACCAGACCTTTCCATGATTATTAATGGTATTCTGGCTGGTTTGGTTGCTGTCACCGCACCCTGTGCTTTTGTCACGATTCCGAGTTCCTTTATCATTGGTCTTGTAGCTGGAGTTTTGGTTGTTTTCTCCGTCACCTTCTTTGACAGAATTGGTATTGATGACCCTGTAGGAGCCACCTCCGTTCACCTCGTATGTGGTATTTGGGGAACTCTAGCAGTAGGTTTGTTTGCCGTAGGTACTGGTAGTGCTGCCTTCCCCTGGTATACAGACGGTCTTGGTCCAGCTAAAGGTTTGTTTGCAGGTGGTGGCTTGGGACAACTAGGCGTTCAGTTTCTGGGCGTCCTGACTGTTGGGGGTATCACTGTTCTCCTCAGCACAATCTTCTGGCTTGCACTGAAAGCCACTTTGGGTATCAGAGTTTCTAGAGAAGAAGAAATCGAAGGCTTGGATATTGGCGAACACGGTATGGAAGCTTATAGCGGATTCGTCAAAGAAGCTGGTGCAACCGGATTTACAGAAGCGGGTATCCATTCAGCTGCAGTTGCTCGCTCAGGCGACATACCTAATACGTTGTAAAATGGGCATTCGATTTTTGAGTACAAAAGCGTAGGGCTGGCATTGCCCTACCTCCAAAAATTTGTAGAGACGCGCCATGGCGCGTCTTTATGTATATTTAAACGCAAAACTGAGAAATCATGCAAAAAGTGCTTATAAAATCGCAAAAATTTATTAACTTCAGATAATCTCATAATTTTTCAGTACTTGACAACTTGCATAAGAAGTATTAAATCTATAAATCTTGCTAAAATATCAAGAATTTGTAACTTTCGCTACTGTTTTTTGTATCAAAAGTTACTGAAATGAATATACCTCACACAAAAAAATTGTTGGTGCGCGGGAACAAAAGTAAGTGTTGAAAAAAGTGATGACGATTGGGGCTATGACCCTACTGTTTCTGGGTGGACCGTTGATGGCTAACGCCGTTGCTCAAGGAACCGGAACTCCACCTGCTCCCGATACAGGGTCTACAGCTTTTATGCTGATTTCAGCAGCATTAGTGCTGCTGATGACACCTGGTCTGGCGTTTTTCTATGGAGGCTTTGTGCGATCGCGCAACGTTCTCAACACCCTGATGATGAGCTTCGTGCTAATGGGAATTGTGGGTGTGACTTGGATCTTATGGGGATATAGCCTTTCGTTCGCACCCAATGAATCCATACTGGGGAAAGTTATTGGTGGATTTCAGTGGCTGGGTTTAAATGGGGTTGGTTTTGAGACAACTGAATACGCACCGAAAATACCCCATCAAGCATTCATGATTTACCAAGCCATGTTTGCCATTATTACCCCAGCTTTAATTTCAGGTGCGATCGCCGAGCGAATGAACTTTACAGCATATTCTTTGTTCGTCTTGTTATGGTCAACATTTATTTACACTCCTCTTGCCCACATGGTATGGGGTAAAGGAG
This genomic interval from Scytonema hofmannii PCC 7110 contains the following:
- the purE gene encoding 5-(carboxyamino)imidazole ribonucleotide mutase, which codes for MTPLVGIIMGSDSDLPTMQGAIAICEEFGVVCEVAIVSAHRTPERMVEYAKSAHQRGLKVIIAGAGGAAHLPGMVASLTPLPVIGVPVPSRHLQGVDSLYSIVQMPAGIPVATVAIGNAQNAGLLAIQILATHQPELQEQVQQYRQNLLETVTAKQTKLENLGYQEYLSQMRSPE
- the bchM gene encoding magnesium protoporphyrin IX methyltransferase; this translates as MNVTDDKTIVKDYFNSTGFDRWRRIYGDGEVNKVQLDIRNGHQQTVDTVISWLTADNNLAGMSICDAGCGVGSLSIPLAQAGAKVYASDISDKMVEEAKERALNTLGQGENPTFAVQDLETLSGSYHTVICLDVLIHYPQDKAAEMISHLCSLSQSRLILSFAPKTFALSILKKIGSFFPGPSKATRAYLHREADVVKILESNGFSVQRQSMTKTSFYFSRLLEANRSS
- a CDS encoding ammonium transporter, with the translated sequence MIKSTNKNRLRTRNRRRLLHQGSSSQNYLFIKQLSGAIKRLSPSWQACIPIACMIVLAWGCAAVAQTPAPAGPTTAELKVAIDTLWVAIAAFLVFFMNAGFCMLETGFCRQKNAVNVLAKNLIVFALATVAFWAIGFGLMFGDGNDFIGLNGFFLQGADNSPATASAYKGIFSALNWAGVPLAAKFLFQLVFAGTAATIVSGAVAERIKFVDFLIFSLLLVGIAYAITGHWIWGGGWLYKKGFFDFAGSTVVHSVGGWAALMGAALLGPRIGKYQDGQIVALPGHNMSIATLGCLILWLGWFGFNPGSTMAADPNAITHIALTTNMAGAVGGIAATITAWLYLGKPDLSMIINGILAGLVAVTAPCAFVTIPSSFIIGLVAGVLVVFSVTFFDRIGIDDPVGATSVHLVCGIWGTLAVGLFAVGTGSAAFPWYTDGLGPAKGLFAGGGLGQLGVQFLGVLTVGGITVLLSTIFWLALKATLGIRVSREEEIEGLDIGEHGMEAYSGFVKEAGATGFTEAGIHSAAVARSGDIPNTL
- the nagA gene encoding N-acetylglucosamine-6-phosphate deacetylase, whose translation is MTHRPIATPIDIINARVPGYKELQMLLVNHQGIVEHVLPMSQVLERVPPENLQVWDVGGDWISLGGVDLQINGALGLAFTDLSIENAYRLADICKFLWSLGIDAFLPTLVTTSVENVQRSLAVFAQYMANQEVGAKILGVHLEGPFLNYGKRGAHPAEYLLPLTLEEVKRVLGDRARIVKVITLAPELDLKGEVIPFLRSLGITVSLGHSQATAAQAQNAFELGATMVTHAFNVMPPLHHREPGLLGAAIVNPNVMCGFIADGQHVSPIMLQILLRASVSRTRQEIHEHLWDGLFLVSDALAPLGLPDGVYPWDNRQIEVKQGTARLFDGTLSGTTLPVLAGVQNLVKWEICDADKAIALATVAPRSAIGLPTIISNVPATQLLRWHLKESTKELSWQRMLPYALPTLA